In Candidatus Binatia bacterium, the DNA window GCCCAGGCACAGGTCGAGAGCGTGACGCTCCTCACGGCCGATCCGCAGCTGGGGCGATATCCGGGCCCGATTCGCTGCGTCTGACGCTGCCAGAGCGATGGAGAAAGCCAAGGTGCCACCGCTGCCCGATGACCTGATCGGGGAAGTCGCCGCCTTGCGTGCCGCGCTGGTCGATCTCGCCGGCAGGGCGATCGGCGAAGCGGAGGCGATCCACCCACATTACCGCGACAGCGCGCGCAATCTTGTCCACTACCTGGCCCTGCGCCAGCGCGACCTGCGCCCGCTGCAGGCGCGCCTGGCCGGGCTCGGTCTTTCTTCCCTCGGCCGTTCCGAGCCGCATGTGCTGGCCAGCGTCGATGCGGTGCTCGGCGTGCTGCATCGGCTGGCCGGGCGCCCCGCGCCGGCGCCTGCCGGCCCGGCGCCGTTCGGCTTCGAAGCCGGCACCCAGCTTTTGAACGGCCACACCGAGGCCCTGCTCGGCAGCGTGCCGGTCGGCCGCAACGTGCGCATCATGGTGACCATGCCGGGCGAGGCGGCCTTCGATTATGCGCTGGTGCACGATCTGCTCGCCGGCGGCATGAACTGCATGCGCATCAACTGCGCCCACGACGAGCCGGGCGC includes these proteins:
- a CDS encoding pyruvate kinase, with the translated sequence MEKAKVPPLPDDLIGEVAALRAALVDLAGRAIGEAEAIHPHYRDSARNLVHYLALRQRDLRPLQARLAGLGLSSLGRSEPHVLASVDAVLGVLHRLAGRPAPAPAGPAPFGFEAGTQLLNGHTEALLGSVPVGRNVRIMVTMPGEAAFDYALVHDLLAGGMNCMRINCAHDEPGA